The Bacillota bacterium genome has a segment encoding these proteins:
- a CDS encoding carbohydrate kinase, with protein sequence MPHHVEVVCLGEAVVDMVSLRAGATIKDSPGFLKAPGGAPANVAVMLSRLGHGARFVGKVGRDPFGQFLQDALEMEGVDTSHLIKTEDARTTLAFVSLSNSGERDFLFYRNPGADLLLDEIEVGQACLEGARILHLGSVSLASNPSRTATLRCLRDAQALGLTVTFDPNLRHDLWVAEAEARRWTMRAVAGVEVLKLATDEAMFLSGEHSVEDAAAWLIHQGPGLVVVTLGEQGCYYARQDASGWIMPYPTNPVDTTGAGDAFMGALIARLLEAQVHPRELMPSQIEDILSFCNAAGALAVSRRGAVPSLPSREEVEALVAQAAGPGL encoded by the coding sequence ATGCCGCATCACGTGGAGGTCGTATGCCTTGGAGAGGCCGTCGTAGACATGGTGTCCCTCCGAGCCGGGGCCACCATCAAGGACAGCCCTGGGTTCCTCAAGGCCCCCGGGGGGGCCCCTGCCAACGTGGCCGTGATGTTATCCCGCCTCGGTCATGGCGCCAGGTTCGTGGGGAAGGTCGGCCGGGACCCCTTCGGCCAGTTCCTCCAGGATGCCCTGGAAATGGAGGGTGTGGACACATCTCACCTCATCAAAACCGAGGACGCCAGGACCACGCTGGCCTTCGTGTCCCTGTCCAATTCCGGGGAGAGAGACTTCCTCTTTTACCGTAACCCCGGCGCTGACCTCCTCCTGGACGAAATCGAGGTGGGCCAGGCCTGCCTGGAGGGTGCCCGGATCCTCCACCTGGGCTCAGTGTCCCTTGCATCGAACCCTAGCCGCACCGCTACCCTGCGCTGCCTCCGGGACGCTCAGGCGCTGGGGCTCACCGTCACCTTCGACCCCAACCTCAGGCATGACCTCTGGGTGGCGGAGGCTGAGGCCCGCAGGTGGACCATGAGGGCCGTTGCCGGTGTAGAGGTACTCAAGCTGGCCACAGACGAGGCCATGTTCCTCAGCGGGGAGCACTCAGTGGAGGACGCGGCAGCCTGGCTCATCCACCAGGGGCCGGGACTGGTGGTAGTGACCCTGGGGGAACAGGGCTGCTATTATGCCCGGCAGGATGCGTCAGGGTGGATAATGCCATACCCCACCAACCCCGTGGACACCACCGGCGCCGGTGATGCCTTCATGGGAGCTCTCATAGCACGTCTCCTGGAGGCCCAGGTTCACCCCAGGGAACTTATGCCTTCGCAGATCGAGGACATTCTTTCCTTCTGCAACGCCGCGGGAGCCCTGGCGGTGTCCCGGCGAGGCGCCGTCCCTAGCCTCCCATCCCGCGAGGAGGTAGAGGCCCTGGTAGCCCAGGCAGCTGGCCCAGGCCTCTAG